The stretch of DNA CTAATTCAAAAGGGCTCTTGCAGGTATCAAAGTAGCCTTGGTAACAACAATAAGAGGGTTGAGCTCTTCGATATGGGTGCTGCAAGTAGCGAGCCTGCTGCCGAGGACAATATTCAAATGGCATCAGGTGAAATTAGTTGCTAATTTTGTCACAAACTCACAATTCGCAATCTTACACTGTTGCCTTCCAAAACCTCAAGCATGTCAAATGGTTAACGGAGCATACAATATCTGGGACATTTCAGCTAATGATCTTTTTCAAATGTGACATTAGAGGTACTTCAGCTAGACTACACTTCCAGAAAGACAGTGCTATGAAATTTAGAAGTTTGTGTAATAAGAAATACTGTTTTCTGTTAACGAAGTAAAGAAAGTTTGAATGCATGAAGATTTTGATTACTTCATATGTTAAGAGGCACACCAAGTTAAAACAACAAATTGAATCAAATGTTGTTTAAATTGCTTGTTCCAATTATGGATGCATCATAAATGCCTGATTGACAGCTAAAGAAAGAAACTAAAAAAAGCGCGAACTACATTTtttccaagaaaaaaaattcttatcAGGACTGTACTGTTTCCTCTAATTTTGTCCATAACCCTTGATCCGGGATCAAGGTATTTTATCTATTCTTATGGTTATGGGATCATCTGGCTAACCTTGCAGCCATGACAAATCAACAACTCATTGATGCGGGAAGGAATCAAATGGATCAAACAGATCAAGCTATTGAACGTTCAAAAATGGTTGCTTCCCTTACTATATACCCTTGTCCAGTTTGTTTCAGTGCTCTTACATGGCATGTCTTACAGGACATTTCTCTTGTAGGTTGTAGCACAAACTGTTGAGACTGGAGCACAAACTGCTGCAACATTAACACAGCAAGTATGCTTCTCTTATACTGGATGACAAACTTTCCCCTTCTAATTATGTTTTTGCTGGCTTACATGTGGTCTTATTAAGCATGATGATTTCTTGGAACATATTATCATCATTATCCCATTCCATTCTGTAGATTGCATGTGGAATGGCTAAAGATATTCTGGTTGACGTTGTAAATGAGAGGATCAATATGACTAGGAGTTTCTAACCCAAAATTTCATCTTGTTTCCAGACAGAGCAAATGAAGAGAATTGGCAATGAGCTAGATTCTGTTCACTTTTCGCTGAAGAAAGCTAGCCAATTAGTGAAAGAGATTGGTCGTCAggtgctccctccctccctcttgaCATACACTTTCTAAGCTCGTGCGTAAACACCAACTGAAAGTTAAAACACATACATTTTGCAGGTTGCAACTGACAAGTGTATCATGGCATTCCTCTTTCTGATCGTTTTGGGTGTGATTGCTATCATTGTTGTCAAGGTACGGAATGCATGATTATCATATGCTTCTAGAAGATCTCATGCTGTCTCCTAATATTATTACGAGACTCAGAGAATCTAATCAGAGCCATCCACTGTCTTATGTTCTTCCAGGTTGTCCATCCAAATAACAAAAACATTCGAGACATTCCAGGACTGGCCCCGCCAGCTCAAAATTATCAAATCAATAACAGGAGATTGTTGTGGACAGAGGCTTTCGTAGGTGTGTGATGATTGTGCATGGAGGTTTCATGCAGGTGCACCGCTTGGGATACAGCTATCTACATAAGATGTAGGATATATCGTAACTATTTTTCTTTGCGCTTGTGTATTTATTTTGTCGTGTTAACTCCTAGCAGTAGGTCTGTATTCATGCTTCTGTTGTTTGTACACCGCTGGCCATTTGATCGTGTATATGCAACAGAGATGAAATCTTGTACAAGTCATTAGCACGAAGTCTTAAAAGAGAGCTATACAGGTAACGTCAATAGTTCTTCATGCTTGTGTCAGTTTGTGTGCAGAGGACAAAGCTTATCACCATGGCATTTACTTCTTGGCTGTTGCACGCAGCATGCCACTTGTTATAGATTTCTCTATTGCATGAGTTGCAAAAATGAATTAAATTTGTTACAGGAGAAATTTTACAAGCCATGGTCCACCGGCAAGGTGAAAACTCTAGTTTTACAAGCCATCAGTCAACTAGCGGCGGGTTGTCAGAGCCGACCCAGCTGCAGGCCGCGTCTTTCAGCACCCCTCGCCGTCTCATCATCTCCCTAACGTCGCGCACGCCGTCCCacttcccggccgccgccagcgtGTTGGAGAACGCCATGTAGGCGCCGGGTCTCCCCTCGCGGCTGAGCTGGAAGACCTCCCACGCCGCGGCGTCGGCCACTTCCACGTCGCCGTGCAGCGTTGCCGCCCCGAGCAGCGCCGCCCACACGTCGGAGTTGGGCCTCGCCGGTATCCCCCTGGCGAAGTCGTAGGCCTGGCGCACGCTCCCGAACCTGCCCAGCAGGTCCACCATGCACGCGTAGTGCTCCATCCGCGGCCGCAGCGAGCACTCGCCCTCCATGCTCCGGAACACCTCCTGGCCCCGCGCCAGCAGCCCTGCGTGCGCGCACGCCGACAGGACGCTCAGGAAGGTGGCGTGGTTCGGCCGGACGTCCGTCCGCTCCCGCATTTCGCCGAACACCTGGAGGGCCTCGTCGGAGAGGCCGTTCTTCCCGTACCCGTCGATTATCGAAGTCCAGGTGACGACGTTCCTCTCCGGCATGTGGTCGAAGACCCTCCGGGCGTCCTCCACCCGGCCGCACTTGGCGTACATGTCAACCAGCGCGCTCCCCGTCTTGATGTCGCTGGAGAGGCCGCTCTTGATCGCCTGGCAGTGCACCTGCTCGCCGAGCTCCGGCGATGACAGGAGCGAGCACGCGCCGAGCACGCTCACGAACGTCGACACGGTTGGCCGGAACCCCGCTCGCCGCATCGCCTTGTACACCTCGAGGGAGCCCTCGGCCGTCTCCTCCGTCCTGCTGTACCCCTCGACCATGGCGTTGTACGCCACGACGTCCTTGTCCTCCATGCCCTCAAATATCGCCTCCGCATCCCCGTACATGCCCTCGTTCATGCACCCGACGAGCAGCGCCGTCGAGCACACCACGCTCCGCACGGGCATCACGCCGTGCGCCCGCCGCGCGTAGCCAAGCGACCCGCTCTTCACGTAGGCGTCCACCAGCGCCGCGGAGAGGATCTCGTCGGGCGCGACGACGGACCTCACGACGCGCGCGTGGACCTCCCTCGCGGCGACGCCGGGCAGCGCCAGCGCCGTGGACAGCTTCAGCGCCATGGACAGCGCGAACACGTCCACCCGCCCCGTGGACGCCGCGAGCCGCCTCACGATCGCGAGCGCATCCCCGGGGAGTCCCCGCCGGAAGTAGCCCGCGGCGAGGTAGTTGTGCGCGGCATGTGTCGGCCTCGGCATTCCGTCGAACACGGCGCGGGCGTTGTGGATGGAGCCGCATCGGAGGTGCAGGGCTAGGAGCTTGACGGAGAGGTCCGCGGTGCCGCCGAGGCCCGACGCGAGGAGCTGCGCGTGGAGGGTCTGCGACTCGGCACGCGGCGGGGAGACGTCGATGAGGCCCtggaccgcggcggcgagcgcggcggcggtgcggaggtGGCGGGGGACGCGCGGTGCGAGCGAGCCAGCGTGCGGTTGGGGGTGGATTCTGCTACTCTGTTGCATTTTGGTCGAACATGTTTCACTTTAGGTTTATGGTCCTTTTGGTTTCGCTGCAAGGCCTCCTCCAACGAGAGGAGATATCGCTAGAGGgaataatattttatttgatgaaCAGTGCTAAAATCAGTCCGCTAGCGACTGAATACTCGCTAGTCTAGAACGCTCTCTCACACATTACACGTTTTCCGAGCTGCTGCAGCTGTAcctgcccctctctctcttgcAGGTTAGCCAGTGACATCGACATCTTGTTGGAGGAGGACTAAGGGGCTGCAAAAGTAAAAAAGCCAACCAAACAGGCCAGGGCGAGATCGGAGCTTTCTGCCAAAGCAGCTTTTCACTAGTTCAGTTTTCACAGCCAGTCTTGAGCTGCTTTCGCCGGCTGTGGGATCGATGTTTTCGTAAAAATTATCCACTACCACTGGTCATGTGGTACCGATTCGATCTTTTCTTCCGATTCCCCTCCAGCATCCATGAGAACAGGCGAGTGGGCGCtcctcctggccgccgccggcgcgcctccTGGCCGGCCACCCCTCTTCGGAGGGTGCAAGCTCCGCCGGCCTAAGCCACCGCCGGAGAGTGCGAGCTCCGCCGGCGCAAGCCACCGTCGCCTTGTGACCGTCTCGTCTCTATGTGGCCATctccccacggcggcggcccagtCCTACGGCTGCGCAGCCGGCCTCCTACctcggcgcgggcgcgcggcctCTGCCCTAGCGGGGAGCGTCAGGAGGAGACAGAGGAGCGGCGGAGGTGGGAGAaggaggcggcgaggagggaggacgGGGAGAGGTGGGAGAAGGAGGCAGCGAGGAGATGGGAGAAGCAGGCGATGACGAGGAGATGGGAGAATGACCTGCCTTTGCGCGCGCGAGCTCCTCCTCCGCGaggtccgccgccggcgcaggctCCGCCTCCTGCGTGAGCTCCATCGTGGGGGCCGGTGCGGGCTCCgccatggtggtggtgggggggggCGCTGTGGGGGCGAGCTCACCTCCGTTGCGAGGCCCAGCAGCCCGACCGCCACTCCTCCGCGCATTGACAGGGGGTAAAAGGTGGGCTGACGAGCAGGGCCTGCTCGTTAGTGAGTGAGGGAGAGATGTGTGGGGGAGTTAtggatgacatgtggggtctgtttagcattttttttttgaaaagccaTCCCTGCCCAACCAAACGACTTTTGGCTTTCTCAAAGCCCATACCTCGTGGTAGCTTTTTCCATAGCCACAACCCACAACTATTTTTCTAAAAGCCAAAGCTCAATCAAACACACCCTTAGATTTCATAcctcaaatatctttttgtttttAGATTTTCACACCTCAAATATCGGTTGTGAAAACCATATAAGTGGAGATCCTCATGGCAGTGCCTTCCTCTCTCTAGTTCGACTTACAATCCACGTCGGTTTGTTGGTCGAACTAGATTGTTGGTTGAATAAGAGGTGCTGTAGAGATAGCTAAGGTGAAGTTTAACTATCTGTTCCTTAAAAGAAACTCAAAAAATACTGCCGCAATTGTAAAAATGTGGTATATTGTAAACTATTTAAGCACTTGACTCCTATATTTACAACATATAACAATCCATATataaataattatatatatatatttttgccAAATCTGATAGGGGCATAATACCGGGGCGTCTATTCATCGCCTTAGCGATTTTCGCCGCTCCCGTTGCAGAAGCTTCGGCGCGCTGCTCCCTTGcctgcgccgccaccctccaCGCCGCTGATGCTAACCAAGCTCGACGCTGCACCGTCTGTCCACCGTCACTGCCTTCTCCTCCCCCCGCTAGCCACCTCCCATCGCATGTCCGGCACCGGCCGGCCCACGGCACTCCGATCCCgtgccgcctcgccctccgccggccaacccgccaccaccgccgggccgTCGCCGTCCTGACACTCTCCTCTAGGTCCGGTGGTCTTGGAAGCCCCGGCAACCCAGAACCCTAAACATCCGCTGTCTCGTCCATCACCCTAGCCGCAcgtgacctcgccggcggcactctgcccacctaccacccctccccctctcctagCTCGCTGGCAGCCGCTCCCTCTCCCCTGACTTagtgaagaagatgaacagagACTTCCTCCTTCTACGCATTGGCACGCAGCTGCGCGCGTGATGTATAGATTTTGCCAAGTACCGAGAACTTTAAACTTTTCTTGCTGAATGAATGATCCTCTCGTTGTATTTCCCGTTTTTACGCTGCAAGAAATCCCCGTTTTAGGTAAAGAAATTGTGGCCTGCACGCGTGCACACCCGGGACTCTTTTCAGTTAATGttattgaaagtgatctaggcccctaagtgggttttggtggttaatgacaaaacacatgtgcatttaatcgtgtaattgagcatgtgtgcaggtggtgaacatatataggtgaatcaagtgacgatatacgaccctcaaaaaggaaatgaaaaagcggagttcaagtttactcaagaaattagtttttgaatttgaaatttgagtataggaacgccgtactatcaatagggacttggttcaaaggtttcgatttagatcttgtgctcaagagaacctttaCAAACatttgtgagccacaaaacaaaTCAAAAGAACCATAAACTGAAAGTTTATCCCtgccttacccggatactccgggtatagggccggatactccggaccccattgcccggagtgtccgggtgcaGTTTCCGGGCTGAAAAATcagggttgcccggagtctccgggtatatacccggagtctccgggtaccctttcgcccaacggctattttttggctgaagactataaataccccctccataccccttcagccccctctcttgccactttggacgaacagaactcaaacctaagccaaaaagagctccttcactctcccttctccattcttgagtgattcccttgagggatttgagtgagaagcaagcaagagcaaggattagtgctagtgagcctTATTTCCATCttttgagcacttggttttggtcaagcccgcggattcaagtttgttactcttggagccttgtgctcctagacggctaggcgtgcttgtgattgctcaaccaagattgtgagctgcacaagaagtttgtaatcttcattcctcgccgaggaatccatagtaagtaaccttgggcttgagaggtgatctcgcccttgggagaggagcataggggttcttgagcaccgtctctcgaatccctcctcaacggagacgtagcactttcgggtgtgaacttcgggaaacaaatccttgtctcctttgtcttagtttacttgatttcgTTGTcttttgcttgtgagacttcttttctagggtttgagctcgatctactcactcacgagtttctagtgaacttcatttgttggatatcaaccttaaggaacccctgaTACTCATTatctagctcgatctacttttcttacAGAGATATTTGCAGTTTCGTTTCAGGTTGttcaaacccggagactccggatatagctccggatactccggaccaccaaacccggagtatccgggcatataccAGGAGTATCCGGGATAGTCTGTGTCTGACCccttttgttaagtgttttaaattgcagattgcctattcacccccctctaggcatcttaagatcctttcaattggtatcagagcttggctctccattcaaagggcttaaccgtccggagaggtcaagatgtcggatgatgaaaagaatcAAGAGATTCCGGTTAATGAAGGTGAAAAAGGTGATCCTAGTGATAAAAGAGACAAAGACAAGAATATAGAgccatccaacaacaacaagaagggaaagaataagaatggtggagtgaaaagtgaagaagagacatccgatgatgagatgtcttatgaggagtggaagccatggaagaaaaagaagaaggagcaaaggaagaaaaagactagCTCCCGAGTTATCATTGACTCTAGTGATGACTCCGATAATGGAAGACTAAGATGTTCGGATATATGAATGCAATCCACAAGGATCTTTGGAAAGTTATGGAAGTTGGGTGTGAAATTCCGGATGAAGATGAAACTCCAACCCCGGTTCAAGCATATGTGCTACAAAGGAATTTCCAAGCATTGAACATCCTACACACATCCGTGAGTCccgaagagtttgacaagatagaggatgctccaaccgccaaagatgcttGGGACACTCTCCTAGTGAACCATTAAGGATCAAGGAAAGTACGAgaatcaagaatcaaaactttagaagatgaattgagcttgttctccatgaagaaggatggagGTGTGAAAGAGATGTACAACCGCATGAAGAAAATCACAAATCAAATTAAATCTCTTGGTGGTGACAAGTGGGGTGACCGTGAGATTGTGGACAAGCTCTTAACCGTGTATATGACTAGGGATGTTACTCTACCTAGCTTGATTAGAGCCGAAAGAGAATTCAAGCACTTCACCGCCGAGAATGTCCTTGGAAGAATTGAGGCTCACCATGATCAATTAAAGAGAGTCAAGATTAACCAAGATCTAGCCGAGCTTCAAGAACAAGCGGTCAAGAATAGTGGGTTGGCACTTCAAGCTAAatcaaaaggcaaagaaaaggcaaaccaatcctcaaaaaaatgaaggcactagtagtgatgatgatgaagagcttaatgatgagcaaatggctttctttatctagaacttcacaagagtattAAGGAAAGGcaattttagaaactttgggaagaacaagaagtatgaGCCAAGAAGAAGATCAAATAGGCCGTGTTTTGTGTGTAACAAAATTGGGCACTTCATTGCCGATTgcccggaagagaagaagaagaacaaagacaccaaagaaagcacatctaagagagatagatcaagatacaagaagcaagccggagaagctcatcttggtcaagaatgggattcacaacaagaaagtgagtccgacaaagaagatgttgcaaccatggctttcaaggcatcatctccacatcctccaagcttgtttgaagatctcaccgacgatgaggatgaagctcctatcatgtgcctcatggctaaaAACTCCAAGGTAACATATCCAAACTCATCGGATGATGAATTGGATAATGAAGTAGAAGTTGCTAAACTagtcaagaaatatggtaaaggGGCCGCAACTAAAATGATGAAACTAGTTATGAAACTAGATGAAGCGGATGAGACCCTTGAGACACAAGAAGAATTGCTTAGACTTGAAAGAGAAAAATTCAAGGCTCTTGAAAAGGACCTCGCCTAtgaaagggaggaaaacaagatgcttgtgaactcaatcaaagtcaaggatagcactcttcttgagttgaaagagtcactctctagtgaaaaagaaaaagtggatgatttgactagaaaactttcttttgtcaatgacactaacactttcctaaggaaggataatgagaaacttcaagagagcatgacaagcttacaAGCTAATCACACGGCACTTGAAGTTCAATTTCATACTCTTTGGGAAAGTACTTCTAAGACTAAAGAGACATCTAATTCATCTAGTCCTTCTACAAGTAATGGATGTGCACGGTGCTTTAATATTGATATTCAAACTAGTGCTACTAAccatgttgagatgaatgcaatgaagaaagaaatctctagactCACTTATTTGTTGCAAGAAGAGGCTCCATCACATACTCAAGTCCCAAAGAAAATTCACTTTACAAGGGTAGGTGAGTTTGAGAAACACACTAAGAGATTTGGGTCAAgatacatgagcaagtttgggTTTGAAGTGGGTAAGGGACTTGGTAGGAATGGACAAGGTACCCCACATGCCATTCCATTtaccaagaacaagaacaagaccgCCTTGGGTGCACAAGGAGGTCTAGTGAACATGACCACTCCCATTCACAAGACAAATGATGTAATTCAAGAAAATAGTCATGTCAACTTCATCAAGAGAGGCACaacatgtgatgagggtgcTAAGATTGTTGCATCCTCATTCAAAGAAGATAAGTTCAAGGCCTCTAACCCAACTAAGATCAAGGCACAAGAATCATCTCATGTATCCTTTTATGCCGATTATGTATTGACAAGGAACCACCATGGTAAAGTGGTTGCCAAGTTTGTAGGACATCGTACGTGGAACACAAAAGTGAAAAAGCATGTATGGGTGCCCAAAGTTCTTGTGATTAACATTaaaggacccaagtattgttgggtacctaaaatAAAAGAGTAATtttgttttgtagggatactcctccggtggatcaacttgggtgattgatagtggatacacaaatcatatgaccggagaaagaagtatgtttgaaacaataaccgcatcaagtggagatcatttcattacttttgcgggaaatcaaaagggaaaagtgcttggtaccggtaacattaatctaaactcaaagttcactatctcaaaagttcttttagttgagtcacttggttacaatttattgtccatctcacaactttgtgattcgggcttcaattgtttgttcactaacgagggtgtgaccatcattagaagaagcgatgactccgttgctttcaagggggtgctcaagggaaagctctatcttgtagatttttctcaagagagggctcaacttgatgcttgcttgatagcaaagtctagcttgggttggttatggcatcgccgactagctcatgttgggatgagaaatctcaacaaccttctaaagggggatcacatcctaggactaacaaatgtttcttttgagaaagatcgtgtatgtagtgcatgccaagccgggaagcaagttggtgttccacatccatcaaagagcatcgtcaccaccgtcaagccatttgaacttctacatatggatctctttggcccggtggcgtacattagcattggtggtaacaaatatggtcttgtcattgttgatgattattctcgtttcacttgggtattctttttgcatgacaaaagtgtagtgcaagagaccttcaaaaagtttgcaaaaagagatcaaaatgaatttgagactaagatcaagaaagtgagaagtgacaacggcaccgaattcaagaacactaATGTAGATGAGTTtctagatgaagagggcattggtcatgagttctcggttccatacactcctcaacaaaatggaattgttgagaggaaaaatagaactctcatcgaggccgcaagaacaatgcttgatgagtacaagatctcggatcaattttgggcggaagcaatcaacacggcatgtcatgcaatcaaccgcctatatcttcacaagatcttgaacaagacggcatacgacctcctacttggtaaaaagcctaatgtgtcttactttagagtttttggaagtaagtgcttcattcttaacaagaagcccaagaactctaagtttgcacctaaagttgatgaaggttttcttcttggttatgcctcaaatgctcatggctatcgtgttttcaacaaaacctccggttgtgttgaaatagcgtgtgatgtgacatttgatgaatctaatggctctcaaggggagcaagttgataatgttgtaggaatggaagaatcatcaagtcaagctatcaagaagttggcgattggtgaaataaagcctcaagaacaagtggacaatgatgatgatgagttgaTGTTTCAAGGGTCATCTACCTCTACATCCGCTGCAAAATtcggaaactccggatatgaagccggagactccggacatcttgaccggagtatccggacttcagaccggagtatccgggctactCAAGCTGAGGCATCAATCCAACATCAAGATCAGTCTCAAGATGATAGAGAAGCTGAACCAATCCAACATCAATCCTCCATTCCacatccaagagttcatcacataattcaaaaggatcatcccgtggataatatccttggaagtataagtaaaggggtaaccactcgatctcgtttacctactttttgtgaacattactcgtttgtttattctttggaacctcttaaggtggaagaagcattggatgatctagattgggtgatggctatgcaagaggaattgaacaacttcactcggaatgaagtctggtccttagtagaaagacccaagcaaaatatcattggaaccaaatgggtctttcgaaataaacaagatgaacatggcgtggtgacaagaaacaaagcaaggttggttgctcaaggctacacacaaatcgaaggtttggattttggtgagactTATGCTCCCGTTGCTAGGCTTGAATCAATTCGCATTTTGCTTgcctatgctactcaccatgCTTTCAAGCtctatcaaatggatgtgaagagtgctttCCTTAATAGACAAATCTCCGAATTggtatatgttgagcaaccaccgggctttgaagatccaaaattcccaaaccacgt from Panicum virgatum strain AP13 chromosome 9K, P.virgatum_v5, whole genome shotgun sequence encodes:
- the LOC120652248 gene encoding pentatricopeptide repeat-containing protein At1g28690, mitochondrial-like encodes the protein MQQSSRIHPQPHAGSLAPRVPRHLRTAAALAAAVQGLIDVSPPRAESQTLHAQLLASGLGGTADLSVKLLALHLRCGSIHNARAVFDGMPRPTHAAHNYLAAGYFRRGLPGDALAIVRRLAASTGRVDVFALSMALKLSTALALPGVAAREVHARVVRSVVAPDEILSAALVDAYVKSGSLGYARRAHGVMPVRSVVCSTALLVGCMNEGMYGDAEAIFEGMEDKDVVAYNAMVEGYSRTEETAEGSLEVYKAMRRAGFRPTVSTFVSVLGACSLLSSPELGEQVHCQAIKSGLSSDIKTGSALVDMYAKCGRVEDARRVFDHMPERNVVTWTSIIDGYGKNGLSDEALQVFGEMRERTDVRPNHATFLSVLSACAHAGLLARGQEVFRSMEGECSLRPRMEHYACMVDLLGRFGSVRQAYDFARGIPARPNSDVWAALLGAATLHGDVEVADAAAWEVFQLSREGRPGAYMAFSNTLAAAGKWDGVRDVREMMRRRGVLKDAACSWVGSDNPPLVD
- the LOC120652250 gene encoding novel plant SNARE 13-like, giving the protein MATDLPMSPELEQIDGEIHDIFRALQNGFQKMDKIKDSNRQAKQLEDLTGKMKECKRLIKEFDRILKDEESNNPPEINKQLNDRKQFMIRELNSYVTLRKTYQSSLGNNNKRVELFDMGAASSEPAAEDNIQMASAMTNQQLIDAGRNQMDQTDQAIERSKMVVAQTVETGAQTAATLTQQTEQMKRIGNELDSVHFSLKKASQLVKEIGRQVATDKCIMAFLFLIVLGVIAIIVVKVVHPNNKNIRDIPGLAPPAQNYQINNRRLLWTEAFVGV